Genomic DNA from Telopea speciosissima isolate NSW1024214 ecotype Mountain lineage chromosome 2, Tspe_v1, whole genome shotgun sequence:
ATATGCCTATGTGGGCTTTTGTCACCTTGTTTCTTATTGGCCTTATGGGTTTGTATTGTTATCCTTTATGGatttttgtttcccttttggagcttgaatacattttatatttttatattcatccaaaaaaacataccaaaaaTGCATTTAAATATAATTGTCATTTCttgaaattatttaaaattaataTTCGTTTAGGCTTTGGTTTATAAAGGTTTGAATCCATGATCTCTTAGAGTTTCAAAGAAAGACTTAATAAAGAATAATCCCGCATAGGAAATTGATAAGAAGTTCAAAAGACTTTTACATTTTTtcttaaattctctctctctctctctctctctactttaCCCTTTGCTTGAGAGGTAATATGCATTAGTAAAAGGATTGAAAATGTGTCACATATGGCTGGCCAGGCCAGCCACAATAAAGCAGCCTATAGCGGGGCAGTATCGAATAGGGTAGGGATTGACTGATCACTCTTCAAGGCGATCTTCAATAcctgaaaaaaaatccaactcttCAAGGCTAGATCCAAAAAACTCTTCCAGCTTTAACCTCCAGCTTTAAAAAGTATAGAACTCTTCAAGGTTCTGAGCTGAGTGGGAGataatctctctttttttgacAAAAGAAAACTTACATAGTTACATTCATAGAAATAAATCATACGCAAACTAAAGAGAGGAATAAATCCTAATAAGTAATAATTAATTTGTTAATTTAACTCCAataaaataggaagcaccactAATGTAGGAATTGCAATTGAGAAGATCCACATCTACACGGTTTAGCCTCTTCATACTCCCACGCATAGCATCTTTCCTAATTAATGAAGTAATTGATGAAGAGTGTCCAGCCCTGATTCTACTACTTAATGTGGAGCCCTTTAAGTCTACTAGAGTTGTAACTGAACCAGCTGGGTTGGTTCCGGATTGAATTGAACTTAAACCGTTGATTGAGTTGGATCTCCACTTGGTCTGCCACCAATTTCGGGCCTGCATCACACAAGTAGCATATCCTCTTTCTCACTTAGCAAGTAAAagtactttttgtttttttgggtaagaagcAAGTAAAAGTATGCTTGAAGAACCTTTTTTCAGCCATTTCGTTTGATCGGATGGAGTAATCAAGCATGAGCTAGCTCTGCATCTCCTTTTTCAAGTCAATCAAACACAGCTCAAACTGATggttaaatgaaaaaaaaaaaagaatgcataAAGGAAGATCATTTAGCAATGCTAGAACAAAGTTTACAAGTTTTAGAGGGTGGGTTTGCTAAGTATTGTCAAAGCCCTCATTGAAATGAAGAGGGTTTTTTGCTGTTGCTAAGCACTCACTCATTAGGGCAAGTGCTTTGATGTTGCTTCACCGTCCACCCCTTAGCCTCCTAGTTGACTCCTCGTTTGTTGGAGTGGCTAGTGTGTCCAGATTGTTTgtattcttgtatttttttctacatttttttttataatataaattatcttttaacagaaaaaaaaaaaaaaaaaaaaaaaaagaagaagaagaaggtgagatTGGCCTCctagataagggtgtcaatttgggatcggaaccaggaaccgtcccaataccaTCCCACTAAAACCCGGTACCGGACcatcccattagtaaatgggacggtactggtatctgattttggtaccgaatgataaatgggacgggacggttctgggaTGGGATTCTCAACGataccagtaccgaaataccaattaggtaccggatgataccgaaactactagtactgtttaaaaagaaagagtatataagacttttttaaaaaaataaaagaaaaagaaagggtataagaattacgattcattagggtttcactaattgccttttgaatacaaagaggaacaacaggtcaacagccgtagcttgaagtctctcctcacagaacctactaaagtgctactccctcctccctcgaccaactacatctaccaggttcttcATTTTTGTACTTCATACTTCGTACTTCGTGTCTTCGTAtcatactaccatgtgacatgtgtgataaatagagttttgtttgggaaaatcaaagaggaaacacaacgaaattcttccattttgtaggacttctctagatttaaaaaaatgagaaacttattacatatgatcttagggagttcgaagaagtaaaactatgatatcataatttaagttgttttataaaaaacagtaaacaacttagatttcatgatagtgaaaaaattccacaacactaataaacccgccttgttagaaacaattaaatagtACCTaaaaccgtttaagaaccggtaccgtcccgtcccgctagtaatcgggactgggatctaggtttggtcccgttaactaaatgggacggtactgggattgacaCTTTTAGTATCGATACCGGTACCATCCTGTCCCAAATatcgggaaccgtcccaattgacacccttactcctAGAGTCCTAATTGCCTCCTCGTTTGTTGGAGGGGCTGGTGTGTCCATattgtttgtaattttttatttttctccattttttaatAATACGAATcaccttttagcaaaaaaaaagaaaaagacttaaCAACCAATTTGAGGAATATAATATttgatttattaattatttgttGAATTGTTCCCATAGGTTCGCACAAACCTGTTCCATTACAATAGAAAGCTTTTCCTAAAAACTGGCCACGACGAGACTATTAGGATTTCTCCAAGTTCAATTGGGTAAGTAATCAATGGGGGtatgatattttaattttgggtaAGAGATCATGCCCCACTACCAACTCGGGGGCCAACGAAAGTGCTTTCAGGGGAATATGTTtagatggaatttttttattttattgaaggCTGAGCAACAATAATTTCACACGATCTTATATGTCTAATCACATAAACCAGGCTACCACGttgcaatttttttccttttaatttttattatatcaTTTTCTCCTCTATTGATTTAACCTATTCCTTCTTAATAAATTCAATAATTCATTATTTGGTCCCAACATATGAATCAGTGTAGACTTtggataattaaataaaaagactTTGGATGGAACCTTCACCAGGTGAGTTGTCCCTTAAAAAGTTATCAAATGGTTTGATACTCAaagtttcaccaaaaaaattccTTTGAAGTGCCCTAATCTCGCGGTGCACTGCAGCACAGGCATGAGAGCTTGACACGTtaaagatgcgacatccaacaatgttgagctcaagaagaaaaaaaaattaccttgcATCGAGCTCACactgttggatgaagcttcttccacgtgttgagctctcaggGCCGAATTGTAGTGCAACCCAGATGCCCacactacagaggattttaatccatgtCAATTGTGATTCATACTATGTAAGAAAAGCCTATCAGTTTCATGACCCTTGAGTTATAAGTAGAACCATTGTGATGACCAATTGATCATCTCTATGCTAGAAACATATTTCTAGAACCATCATTGAGGAGAGCACAACCAAGAAGCCATAAGGGGGTGATATCGCTCATCAGAGGTATCCATCtatcttcattttatttttcaaattctttggTTGATGTAATGTATCTTCATTCTTTAAAGatctacttttttttgggtgaagttTCTTTTAATCTTATTGCTGCCATCCTTCTgtgtttatttcattttggTTATGTATGTggctttctatttatttttgggcTATGGTAGAGTGGTCAAGTTTTAAATTCAGGTCTACATGATGATACCTAATACGGTTTTAGATAATTTATGTACTTTATCttgatttgattctttttttttttttgatggaattgatttgattcttttattttcatattgGAGTGTATGATCCAAAATTATGATTGTAAGTTTAGatgaggctttttttttttttttttatagggaaaaagttttttgtccgggagtgtggcctacaccagcactcccatgagtctatctctctcctccctatgtgAAAAAACaactctacccccttgttttaaggagagagatagacacatgggagtgctggcgtaggccacactcccggacagagaactgctTCCCTTTTTTATAACATCATTCTTGCATTTATTTTGCTTCCATGCATGTCTGTTTCCTAATCGTAGTTAAGGTATGAGTgccatggttcgtaatctcaggATCGGTCACTGTATTGCACTGAATCGGGCTGAATCTAATAGATTTGCCATAGCATTTTAATAGAAATCTACTTTTTTGTTACGCTTTTACCCTTGAATTGTACCAATGGATCGATATCGGATCAATCAAGAATCAGGATCAGTCTCAACCAATACCAATCTTTTCCAATCCGAAGGAATTCTCCATCCATGTGGTAGGAACCTTTCCTACATCCCCACTTCATATCCAAATAACTGTCAATGAATCCAATTTTGTGGATAAATAGATTCCTAGGTCCCTGCTcagatgtcaagtttcagccctaTTGGAATCTTACATGCACATGGAAAAATAGATCTATATAACTGTGCAAAAGAAGGTATAAGAAACTAGACTCCATGGTGAGgaaattctctcttcaccttCACCAAGGGTCCATATATAATTACAGGTATCGGCATCAGTGTCCATATATATAGGTCAATGTTAATACAAATACAATACTCGgccatatatatattataaaaatttgtGCATTTAAAATGAAGAACTATATATAAACTTTGTTCAAGAACTCTATTTTCggatttattttaaaatagaaTTAATTAACACATGAATATGAGATTGAGGTATGCTAACTAAAATTAGTtagattttcaaatttttttctgtctttttttcaattttctgaattttttccGAAAGTTTTaagggttttttaaaatttattattattattattattatttggacTGATCCAAGCTGATACTACACCGATCCCCAAAAATTTGTACTCTTTTTTTCGAATTTTGGCCGATCCAAGCTTGATACAGGCTGATACCAACACAACACTATGACACACCCATTATCCACTAGGGGTTAAACAGGGCCAGGTTGGGCCaggtttttttaaaaccatagtCCAATGCTGAGTCCTCTTacctcaacccaagcccaacccagccctacACCGGGCCGAGATATCTTAGCTTGGGCCCGGTTGgtcctgattgaccttgatttttgTTAGGGTCTAGTTGGCCATGacttgcccttttttttttttccatttgcaTCGTcttatgcattaaaaaaatgggaCACATGccattgggtattggtttgtttcatgctcaattgactattagctttttctttgagttaaaaaaattttaaacaaacTTATAATTGtagatatttttgttcaatagataaGGTAGAAGTTTTCATGCACATTATGCATGGAGGGAAGCTGAATTGGTATAAATACCCATccaaaattatcaaaaacaCCCCCGTACCCTATGGGACAGGCTTGATGGGAGGAATCTCCCGTGTATGAGTCCTGTCCCCTGTTTATTTTAACTAACTTACCTAAAACAAAGATGGGTATATCAAAATTACCCAAAGTAGTTCTAACAATTGTGCCCCTTATTCTCCTACCACATTCTCTCTCGTCTCCTCTCTTTCATCCCTGCTCAATTATTCAGTCGACTAATCGCCCAACCTACATAAGTAAATAAATTGCACCCTCTTTAATAGCTATAGGTTTTAATGCAGGTGGTTAAATgttattggagaggatctggccTCGTCCCTCCATACCCTTGGTAGCAACCTTTTCTAAATGCCTACAATGATAGTTGGAGTAAGGTAGGCATGCATGGATAAAAATGGGGATGCATATCAGaaacatagttggaaaactgggttttctaactcaaatcatcttcttcgaaACTCTTGGTGAATCAAGTGAGTCAAACCTGGTAATGGCAAGTCTTTAAATACAATACAATGCACTCTCGtccagaaaactgcttccctttttgaaaagggaaaaagatctatgtccgggagtgtggcctacgctagcactcccatgagtctatctctctcctcctcatgtgaaaagacacctctaccaccttgttttaaggaggagagagatacactCATGGGAGTTCTGGCTCCCGtccagaaaactgcttccctttcaaaaaataatataattgtTAGGGTACAGGATTCTTACACGGGAGATTCTTCCATTTTGCTCCGGAAACTGGAAacctcttcccttttttttttttttctaaacttTTGCTAAGCTTTCTCACTTATCCGCCAGCTCATTCATTATTCTGTTGACGTGGGTGGaaaaaaactttctccaaatcCATTGttcggtttttttttatttgcaagCTTTTGTTTAGATGTCTCACTTTACCAGTTTACCTCATCTAAGGAAATTGCTGAGTTTCGACGTCTTGACTTAGATTTCAGGGCTCATATATAACCACCTCTGTTAAGTTCATCTGAAGAATCACCACAATGGCATTTGCCACTTTGCCTAATTTCAACATCTTTGAGTCCACCAACGCCGCCAGAAAGGAAATTATAAAGGCATTGGAGGACAAGAAGTTCAACTTTATCGGAGTTTATGGGATGGGCGGGGTTGGAAAGACGACCTTGATGCAAGCAATGATGAAGGAACTGAAAAACGAAAGGTTCTTTGATCGGGTTGTGATGGCCACTGTATCTCAAAACCCTCTTTTGAAGAATATTCAAAATGAAATTGCAGAGAGCTGGgggttcaaattgaaaaactaTAGTGAATCAGAAAGTGTAGGACTCTTGTGGCGGCTAATTCAACAAGAGAAACGAATCCTCTTAATCTTAGATGATGTATGGGAGCCACTGAACTTAAAAGATGTGGGAGTTCCTtatggagacaaagagggttgcTGTGTTATTATCACGACAAGATTCTCAGATATGTGTGACCAAATGAACACCCAATACAAAGTTGAAGTGAAGGTGTTATCAGAAGCAAATGCATGGGAGCTATTTAGAGTGAGCACAGGTGATTGTGTGGACTCCTCCGAACTAAATGCGGTGGCCAAGGAAATTGCTAAAGAATGTGGGGATTTGCCACTAGCACTCGTTACACTTGGAAATGCACTACAAAATAAGGACCGAGCCATATGGAATGTTGCACTTGACCAAATGAAGAAGTCAATGTTATGGAGAATTGAAGGTATGCAAAAAGAAGTATTCAACTCCATAAAATTTAGTTATGACTCTCTCATAGGCGATGATACACGATATTGCTTCTTGCTTTGCTGTTTATTTCCAAAAGATTTTATTGTTTCTGAGGATGATTTACTTCCATATGTGTTGAGTGAGGATATATTTGAAGATATTGACAACatggaagaagcaagaaacagattGCATTCGGTGCTCGACACACTTGAACAGTCATGCTTGTTGTTAAATGTTGATGGAAAAACACAAGTGTCAGGATGCACGATATTATTCGAGAGGTGGCCATTTTGATTGCATCGCAGGAAGACCATGGCTTTGTTATAGAAGCTGGAAGAGATCTAAGGGAGTGGCCTGATGCAGGAAAGCTGAAGCTGAGAACATGCAAGCGACTCTCACTAATGCAAAATAAAATCAGTAAGTTCCCTGAACAGATGGTTTTCTCCCAACTCTTGATCTTATCATTACGAGATAATGAATCTTTAAGGAAAATCCCTGATCGATGTTTTGAGGGTATGATATCACTCAAAGTTCTAGATCTCTTAAATACAAGTATTGTTTCAatactgttatacccgcaccccgggagtataattaattattaattcttccctgtgacgtgtagttatcactgccacgtatgccggtgagttgttctcactggtggtcaaacccagctatattgaccatagtacgaggttgcctgtggaaactagtcgggaccatggaggttgccccttgacgtgtcaggggtaagtagttgaccaaattttattgtgtgcttactgccctctcaaagccctcgaagtgtggtccaaaggccctgacctcttatggtgggaaccaccttcctactcgcatcggatgcaaggttactggctgcctccgaccctgcatccaatgctgctgacaaggactcttgtgggtgagaccctgtggctaaggtactattggtgtcctgccatgtttgaccctacccttacccctttttattaacttgaccttatgtgggccttggggcccaagTTAGGATTTTTAAAGCTTGTGTAGGGATGGatggttgtttgaccctatccaaacagaccctagcctacacttatgaagccttatccaaataggccaataaaggtGATTTTTATATGAGAGaaaggggtaagactattccttagtctttctttttttttttctttcctaacctaatagtgaaaggagaggagagttttgaagagaggaggcggcaaggaggagaagaaggagaaggaagggaagaagaagaaggaaacggctgctgggtttggagctttaaagagggtacatcgtgtgtacctcaaaccaggtaagccaagtgcccttttcccccatttttctctcttcccccttgctcgtttgagcttgggtggttcgttggttgcagccccaagatggggatttctttttggaaacccaaagggttagctcgagccatatgtagtttccccttgtaggatgctatcccattttcattacaatcctataaagacctctatttgacctcttgctgaatctatttgattctaaagcttcaaccaccaaaggaaaccccaaatctggatttttgagcttttgatcctttaaacccccttaaatctttgaatgttgggtgtttctaagacccaaatagactccaagacacccctcccttgtcccttgaggcttagagaaccaaatgggacaaccctgggcttttaaagaccttgaaatcacacttgggttgcatcggaggcaagactgcgtgagtccgatgtttgcctccgatgtgtcctgagcctgcagggaaggtcggaggcaaggtcggaggcaagcctgctgagtccgacgttgcctccgatgcagtttttaaggcttataacttatgtaaatggtggggtttctctatgaggcctcccctacactctctcacactcttattcacttctataggcgccaacatatgtgcaatggagtgattttgagcgggaatcgttgcgcttatacaaattctatttgaagtaattggtgagtgggtttgggtgactgtttgagcttgtttactattgcttattcatgcatttatgaattatattgtgacattatcattcaagcatgattgcatatttgcatttattcttattcgatgatgatgatttggatgatatggatttgtgttggttACGGTCTTGGGAAGTATCGGCACTGGAACCCCGtgttacgtggaattgtatattgcatcttaTTCTTgctctgtatgcgccgtgttgtgctggtaccggtgttagatggaatgggacgttgacacacctggatgtacctctcaacacgataggattcatgtagtatatctgtggttaggctcagttccctatgctacgacccttaccaacaggggtttaggtgttgggtagccgagcacctgccgcctgtggagagttagagaggccaggccagggtagtaatggttatcgggtccgcctgggtggtgatgactacgaccggcgcgggctccatagtaataattgagattgcattgtggtgagaatggaaggatccacaatgtcttcccgagttattgcagtagcatatacccattgacttagcattgtgtgttaggtgataaatgaattaataatagcatgcaccatggactatttgtgattgtgtgattgtgcatccccttttctctctcactagctcggtggagctaacccccgtgtacacattctttttagatttggatgcagatgattactgtggagccagagaccgtgactgaggatcatggcgatggttgcccatgataaTTGTGCCTATGGGTtgtactgttacttgggatcgttcccgttttattattattttaaagcattgtgctttgtataaacttttatgttttacctttttggtagctacttgatggtcataggaattttgtaactatgttacttattatcattagccaataaacatcttataatcatttcatttacgctttcgcaaactctgacctgtcttggaatgtaatattcctttgtctttcgtactctggtattattgtattttaatattggtttatgactgtgagttggccactgcatcgagatcctggcggtgaggtgggatgacgcgtgtcaccccgatcataccctgatattgtattctatcccttgttgggataggggtgtgacaacatggtatcagagcaatgatgctctgcaccaaccacagtcttgcggactcttgatttactctccataattaggttctaaattaaaaatcttcaagaacataaatgattgtgtgcagacataggagaagactgattgtagtgaaacaaggacttagaagataatagataacatggaacttaggacttgaaccataggctgttaagctacaacaatgtaattgcttggttgagtcttaagtaggtcatagatgggaaattatatgctataattcataaacactaatgaatcaatcataactaaGCACAATTATCagcaatgatttaaacaagagagaattaagcaaatacatcgagatacatataagattaattacaaatatctaattgttccaaatcttcttgggaggcaatcatatccttcccatttcaacattcatgatttcatccattccaacaaaaacatatgactccatcctgctcaatcaagagataccaatctaaacaccataattgttccagattctctaTTTGGGCATAACTGTGTCTTTCCCAACTCAGAATGCAAGACCCCATTTGTTCCAACTCAAACATTTGATTAtgttcatctcagattaaatatacaagtctaccatttctaaaagttcccattgttcatcctaagacaagaactagaagaacgatccgggataacttcaatttgttgagagaaagttgggatagtcatttgcaccaccgccaccatcgcgaccaagaaaggtgttgatgtcatttacccctctctcgataccctctaggcgccgagtctggtcgaagagttgcttcgtgacctcatcgaagccatccaccactcgtagGTTCAACCGCCTTATGGTCGTCAGAATATCAATACCTCCCACCTgatgaaggtatagggattccttctaggtgaacaataggtctttgctcctccaatggacatgtTGATACGCCGATCAATCGTGCgcagtgaaggctataggaaccccttgacatatgagacAACCTGATAATTTTGTATGCCCAGGTTCTCGGTGTCCAGATTTGTATAGAAATGGCGAATGAGTTTCaagtagtatggttcaggaaggttgagaatgttgatccaccccaatgcctcaaaTCTCTGCCCCATCTTGTAagcttgagatcatccaacactacatcccgcccttccattatatttctgaagcggaagtagtctcgataaagctcttggtcctctatcttttggaaccatagtggatctaggacagttggtgcaatttgTTCTACGCATGTACGTCGTGTTCTttgagccattgattgttttaacctgcagccaaaagccaagtagatagcaaaGTAATACCTTGAATgttaaggcctaagtagatgatcaatgtaaggttatggggtttaaaacctagcctttgattctttttttcaaggcaattaagttacagcaggattcttaggctagaaaattctgatttttttatcaaattgtgatctaagaagttggagaaaaaggaaaggcatggccattatgtgaatgacatgataaataatgaagattcatggtcataatatgcctaaaaagtaatattttatacaaaatagTGGGTTAAAgcaagaaatgggtttattcaatcatggagcatgccttgaacttcaaagaaaattttcagattttgtggttgaaagttgaatcttgggaaacaagtaaatatgatttgtgacaactcagagaatgtaagctaagccctatctagtaagaccgaatcaaatatggcaaaagagaagaggaaagattctaaggattttatcaacaatcatgtatataAATGGTATCATTTTATTATAAATGGTGAttgataccgataccaatattgataccatgaactaaaaccCTATGTACATGGCCATGATATCTTCCATGTTGCAGCTCTATTGGATCTCAAAGCTTGTGGATGTATTGTCTACTCTCAACCTTTAGTTAAGACCTCATTGATTCTTTCCATTGTTgtagtcttcttttttttccatggCAGATATAAAAACATTCACTGGCATTTAATTGAACACAAAGTCatattactctctctctctcttaaa
This window encodes:
- the LOC122649723 gene encoding disease resistance protein At4g27190-like, giving the protein MAFATLPNFNIFESTNAARKEIIKALEDKKFNFIGVYGMGGVGKTTLMQAMMKELKNERFFDRVVMATVSQNPLLKNIQNEIAESWGFKLKNYSESESVGLLWRLIQQEKRILLILDDVWEPLNLKDVGVPYGDKEGCCVIITTRFSDMCDQMNTQYKVEVKVLSEANAWELFRVSTGDCVDSSELNAVAKEIAKECGDLPLALVTLGNALQNKDRAIWNVALDQMKKSMLWRIEDFIVSEDDLLPYVLSEDIFEDIDNMEEARNRLHSVLDTLEQSCLLLNVDGKTQVSGCTILFERWPF